In uncultured Bacteroides sp., the following proteins share a genomic window:
- the recQ gene encoding DNA helicase RecQ, with the protein MLHTLKTVFGYDSFRPLQEEIVNHTISKRDSLILMPTGGGKSLCYQVPALLMEGTAIVVSPLISLMKDQVEALQANGIAAGALNSNNSESENANLRRECLMGNIKLLYVSPEKLLSEVEFLLRDIQISLFAIDEAHCISQWGHDFRPEYTQMGVLREKFPKIPIIALTATADKITRTDILHQLRLNNPKVFISSFDRPNLSLTVKRGYQEKEKSKTIIDFIDKRPNQCGIIYCMSRKATEKVAKMLEKNGIEAAVYHAGLSPLLRDKAQNDFINDKVQVVCATIAFGMGIDKSNVRWVIHYNLPKSIENYYQEIGRAGRDGLDSDTMLFYSLSDLIMLSKFANDSKQQNINLEKLNRMQQYAEANICRRRILLSYFGETVDKDCGNCDVCKNPPERFDGTIIVQKALSAIARTNEQIGTTLLVDILKGFNNAEVIERGYDKLKTFGAGRDIPPRDWYDYLLQMLQIGYFEIAYNENNHLKITEIGRKILFGEEKAILVTIRREEFVAKSSKKKTPKAEKPEKVTYSNEDEAIFEELRILRKKLADEQAIPAYIVLSDKVLHLLSTSRPRTIEEFGNISGIGEFKKEKYGKDFVELINKVSKEYK; encoded by the coding sequence ATGCTTCATACACTTAAAACAGTCTTTGGTTACGATTCTTTCCGCCCATTACAAGAAGAAATTGTTAATCACACCATTTCAAAAAGGGATTCTTTGATACTGATGCCTACAGGAGGAGGGAAATCTCTTTGTTATCAGGTACCTGCTCTATTAATGGAAGGAACTGCCATTGTTGTATCTCCATTAATTTCTTTAATGAAGGATCAGGTTGAAGCATTACAAGCAAATGGTATAGCAGCAGGAGCGTTGAACAGCAACAACAGTGAATCTGAAAATGCAAATCTACGCCGGGAATGTTTAATGGGAAATATTAAACTTCTGTACGTATCTCCTGAGAAATTGCTATCAGAAGTGGAGTTTTTACTTCGCGACATCCAGATTTCTCTATTTGCCATAGATGAAGCACATTGTATATCTCAATGGGGACATGACTTCAGGCCTGAATATACCCAGATGGGCGTTCTCAGAGAAAAGTTTCCGAAGATACCTATCATAGCACTTACTGCTACAGCAGATAAAATTACAAGAACAGATATCCTTCATCAGTTACGCCTTAATAATCCTAAAGTTTTTATATCATCATTTGACCGGCCTAATCTTAGCTTAACGGTGAAAAGAGGTTACCAGGAGAAAGAAAAAAGCAAGACAATTATAGATTTCATTGATAAAAGGCCGAATCAATGCGGTATAATTTACTGCATGAGCCGGAAAGCCACAGAGAAAGTTGCCAAGATGTTGGAGAAAAATGGAATAGAAGCTGCTGTTTATCATGCAGGACTTTCCCCTTTATTAAGAGATAAGGCGCAGAATGATTTTATAAATGACAAGGTACAGGTGGTGTGTGCTACAATTGCTTTTGGTATGGGTATAGACAAATCAAATGTAAGATGGGTTATACATTATAATCTTCCGAAAAGCATTGAGAATTATTATCAGGAGATTGGTCGTGCAGGAAGGGATGGACTGGATAGTGATACCATGTTATTTTATTCTCTTAGTGACTTAATTATGCTTAGTAAGTTTGCAAACGACAGCAAACAGCAAAATATTAATCTTGAAAAGCTGAACCGGATGCAGCAATATGCAGAAGCAAATATATGCCGACGTCGTATCTTGCTGAGCTATTTTGGAGAGACTGTTGATAAAGACTGCGGGAATTGCGATGTTTGTAAGAATCCTCCGGAACGTTTTGACGGAACTATCATTGTGCAAAAAGCATTGAGTGCCATAGCCCGGACCAATGAACAAATAGGAACAACTCTTTTGGTCGATATTCTGAAAGGATTTAATAATGCAGAGGTGATTGAAAGAGGATATGATAAACTAAAGACATTTGGTGCCGGAAGAGATATTCCTCCGAGAGACTGGTATGATTATCTGCTGCAAATGTTGCAAATTGGATACTTTGAAATTGCGTACAATGAGAATAATCACCTAAAGATTACAGAAATTGGCCGCAAAATTCTTTTTGGTGAAGAGAAAGCAATCTTAGTTACTATTAGGCGTGAAGAGTTTGTAGCAAAAAGCAGCAAAAAGAAAACCCCAAAAGCAGAAAAACCGGAAAAGGTTACTTATAGTAATGAAGACGAAGCCATCTTTGAAGAGCTACGCATATTGAGAAAGAAGCTTGCAGACGAGCAGGCTATTCCTGCATATATTGTTTTATCAGATAAGGTACTGCATTTATTGAGCACTTCGCGCCCACGCACCATAGAAGAGTTTGGAAATATAAGCGGTATCGGAGAATTCAAGAAAGAGAAATACGGGAAAGATTTTGTAGAACTTATCAATAAAGTAAGTAAAGAATATAAATGA
- a CDS encoding DNA alkylation repair protein, with product METKELIKEIKTQLRLSMNGVASQSMREKGLNYKLNFGVELPRLKEIARQYDQNHDLAQTLWKENVRESKILAGMLQPIDSFFPEIADIWVEDITNPEIAELTCMNLFQYLPYAPAKSFQWMADEREYVQACGFLLAARLLGKGIEMNERAEEEFFDQTLVALLSPAYFSRKASSLALTKYGLQSKENAEKVIQLLAKEEYSEDESVKSLLENIKLEIEYLL from the coding sequence ATGGAAACGAAAGAACTAATAAAAGAAATAAAGACACAACTCCGTTTATCAATGAACGGAGTTGCGTCTCAAAGTATGCGTGAAAAAGGGCTCAACTACAAGTTAAACTTTGGAGTGGAGCTTCCACGTCTGAAAGAAATTGCCCGTCAGTATGATCAGAATCACGACCTGGCGCAGACTCTCTGGAAAGAGAATGTCAGAGAATCGAAGATACTGGCTGGAATGTTGCAGCCTATTGATTCATTCTTTCCTGAGATTGCCGATATCTGGGTGGAAGATATTACGAATCCTGAGATTGCGGAACTAACCTGCATGAATCTTTTTCAATATCTACCTTATGCTCCGGCTAAGTCTTTTCAGTGGATGGCCGATGAAAGAGAATATGTACAGGCATGCGGCTTTCTTCTTGCAGCCCGACTTTTAGGAAAAGGAATAGAAATGAATGAAAGGGCAGAAGAGGAATTTTTTGATCAGACACTGGTTGCTTTACTTTCTCCGGCTTATTTTTCCAGAAAAGCATCATCGCTTGCACTGACGAAATATGGTTTGCAAAGTAAAGAGAATGCTGAGAAAGTTATTCAATTACTTGCTAAAGAAGAATATTCAGAAGACGAGTCTGTAAAATCACTGCTTGAAAATATAAAACTAGAGATAGAATATTTGCTTTAA
- a CDS encoding helix-turn-helix domain-containing protein, whose amino-acid sequence MSDLKKQEDGSQASVAENAPRKKPYNLREKKDKKAAYRSLIRPELADELYDKILNIVVVQKKYKDPDYSAKDLAKELKTNTRYLSAVVNSRFGMNYSCLLNEYRVKDALHILVDKRYADMNVEEISAMVGFANRQSFYAAFYKNVGETPNGYRRRNAELKK is encoded by the coding sequence ATGAGTGATTTAAAAAAACAAGAGGACGGAAGCCAGGCTTCTGTCGCAGAAAATGCGCCTCGCAAAAAGCCTTATAATCTTAGAGAGAAGAAGGATAAGAAGGCAGCTTACAGATCTTTAATTAGACCTGAACTAGCAGATGAGTTGTACGACAAGATTCTTAACATTGTCGTAGTTCAAAAGAAGTACAAAGATCCTGATTATTCAGCAAAGGATTTAGCTAAAGAGTTGAAAACCAATACTCGTTACCTATCTGCTGTTGTTAATTCAAGATTTGGAATGAATTATTCTTGTCTACTTAACGAGTACAGAGTAAAAGATGCTTTGCACATTTTGGTAGACAAAAGATACGCAGACATGAATGTAGAAGAAATTAGCGCGATGGTAGGATTCGCTAACCGCCAATCGTTTTATGCTGCCTTCTATAAGAATGTTGGTGAAACGCCTAACGGTTACCGTAGGAGAAATGCTGAACTGAAGAAGTAA
- a CDS encoding transcriptional repressor, with product MEKQNVKETVKQIFTEYLNANSHRKTPERYAILDTIYSIDGHFGIDMLYSKMMNQENFRVSRATLYNTIILLIDAKLIIKHQFGNSSQYEKSFNIETHHHLICTECGKVTEFQNETLKKAIASTKQSKFQMSHYSLYIYGICSKCAWAKNRKKTNNNKL from the coding sequence ATGGAAAAACAAAATGTGAAAGAAACGGTAAAACAGATATTTACTGAATATCTTAATGCGAACAGTCATCGGAAAACTCCCGAGCGTTACGCAATACTCGACACTATTTATTCCATTGACGGGCACTTTGGCATTGACATGCTGTATAGTAAAATGATGAATCAGGAAAACTTCCGCGTGAGCCGTGCCACTCTTTACAACACAATTATACTCCTCATTGATGCGAAACTCATTATAAAGCATCAGTTTGGAAATTCTTCCCAGTACGAAAAATCATTTAATATTGAAACGCATCACCACTTGATCTGTACTGAATGCGGAAAGGTGACTGAGTTTCAGAATGAAACGCTGAAGAAGGCAATTGCAAGTACAAAGCAAAGCAAGTTTCAGATGTCGCATTACTCTTTATACATATATGGTATATGCAGTAAATGCGCCTGGGCGAAGAACAGAAAAAAGACGAATAATAATAAACTATAG
- a CDS encoding dihydrofolate reductase translates to MKRQLILMTMFLSLLSSCGSLKKTTVTDNFNYKVEQFADLQILRYKVHGFDELPLNQKELIYDLSQAALQGRDILFDQNGKYNLTIRRLLEAAYNNYSGDKTDTNYINMEVYLKRVWFSNGIHHHYGCDKFVPGFTPEFFKGVIEKIDPAKLPLEKGQTVAQLCDEVFPVIFDSKVMPKRVNQADGEDLILTSASNYYEGVTQKEAEDFYNALKDPKDETPVSYGLNSRLVKENGKIYEKVWKVGGLYSPSLEKIVYWLKKAEGVAENETQKAVISKLIEYYNSGDLKAFDEYCIQWVKDLSSRVDFVNGFTENYGDPLGIKSSWESIVNFKDIEATKRTETISSNAQWFEDNSPVDKKFKKETVKGVSAKVITAAILAGDLYPATAIGINLPNANWIRAHHGSKSVTIGNLTDAYNKAAHGSGFFEEFAYSKAEIELNDKYADITNDLHTDLHECLGHGSGKLLPGTDPNVLKAYDSTIEEARADLFGLYYLPDKKLIDLGIIPNADAFKAEYYSYMMNGLMTQLVRIELGNNVEEAHMRNRQLIARWAFEKGAADKVVELVKKDGKTYVRINDYKKLRNLFGQLLAEIQRIKSEGDYDSARSLIENYAVKVDPVLHKEVLERYKKLNLAPYKGFINPVYEAVTNKNGKITNVKVSYNEGYAEQMLRYGKEYSTLPNRNE, encoded by the coding sequence ATGAAAAGACAACTAATATTGATGACTATGTTTTTATCGTTACTTTCGTCTTGTGGTAGTCTGAAGAAGACTACAGTGACTGATAATTTCAACTATAAAGTAGAACAATTTGCTGACCTGCAGATTCTTCGATATAAAGTTCACGGTTTTGATGAACTTCCTTTAAACCAGAAAGAGCTTATTTATGACCTCTCGCAGGCAGCTCTTCAGGGACGCGATATTCTGTTTGATCAAAATGGAAAATATAATCTGACTATTCGCCGGCTTCTTGAGGCTGCTTACAATAACTACTCCGGAGACAAGACGGATACCAATTATATAAATATGGAAGTATACCTGAAAAGGGTATGGTTCTCTAATGGGATTCATCATCATTATGGTTGTGATAAGTTTGTCCCGGGTTTTACTCCTGAATTCTTTAAGGGAGTTATAGAAAAGATTGATCCTGCAAAGCTGCCATTAGAAAAGGGGCAAACAGTAGCTCAGCTTTGCGATGAAGTATTCCCGGTAATATTTGATTCGAAAGTGATGCCGAAAAGGGTTAATCAGGCAGATGGGGAAGACTTGATCCTGACTTCAGCAAGCAATTATTATGAAGGTGTTACACAGAAAGAAGCGGAAGATTTTTATAATGCTTTAAAAGATCCTAAAGATGAAACTCCTGTTTCTTATGGTTTGAATAGCCGTTTGGTAAAAGAGAATGGGAAGATTTACGAGAAAGTCTGGAAAGTTGGTGGTCTATACTCACCATCACTCGAGAAAATAGTTTATTGGTTGAAGAAGGCTGAGGGAGTTGCTGAAAATGAAACTCAGAAAGCTGTAATCTCTAAGCTGATTGAATATTATAATAGTGGTGATCTTAAAGCATTTGATGAATATTGTATTCAATGGGTAAAGGACTTAAGTTCCCGAGTTGACTTTGTGAATGGTTTCACTGAGAATTATGGCGATCCGCTTGGAATTAAATCTAGCTGGGAGTCTATTGTTAATTTCAAGGACATAGAGGCAACCAAAAGAACTGAGACAATCAGCTCTAATGCGCAATGGTTTGAAGATAACTCTCCGGTAGATAAGAAATTTAAGAAAGAAACCGTTAAAGGTGTTTCTGCTAAAGTAATTACTGCTGCTATTCTTGCCGGCGATTTATACCCAGCAACTGCTATTGGAATTAATCTTCCTAATGCTAACTGGATTCGCGCTCACCATGGTTCTAAGTCTGTTACTATTGGTAACCTGACGGATGCTTATAACAAGGCTGCTCATGGAAGTGGGTTCTTTGAAGAATTTGCATATAGTAAAGCTGAAATTGAATTGAATGATAAGTATGCTGATATAACTAACGATCTTCATACAGATTTGCACGAATGCTTAGGTCACGGTTCTGGTAAGTTACTTCCGGGAACTGACCCGAATGTGTTGAAGGCTTATGATTCAACTATTGAAGAAGCGCGTGCCGATTTGTTTGGCTTGTATTATCTTCCTGATAAGAAATTAATTGATCTGGGAATCATTCCAAATGCTGATGCTTTTAAAGCAGAGTATTATTCTTATATGATGAATGGACTGATGACACAGCTGGTTCGTATTGAGTTAGGAAACAATGTTGAAGAGGCGCATATGCGTAATCGTCAGCTTATTGCTCGTTGGGCATTTGAAAAAGGTGCTGCTGATAAAGTGGTTGAACTAGTTAAGAAAGACGGAAAGACCTATGTACGTATCAATGATTATAAAAAACTCCGCAACTTATTTGGTCAGCTACTGGCAGAAATCCAACGAATTAAATCGGAAGGGGATTATGATTCAGCGCGCAGTTTAATAGAAAATTATGCAGTTAAGGTTGATCCTGTTCTTCATAAAGAAGTGTTGGAACGTTACAAGAAGTTGAATCTAGCTCCATATAAAGGATTTATAAATCCTGTTTATGAAGCAGTTACCAACAAAAACGGAAAGATTACTAATGTAAAGGTTTCCTATAACGAAGGTTATGCAGAGCAAATGCTTCGCTATGGAAAAGAATATTCTACATTGCCTAATAGAAATGAGTAA
- a CDS encoding adenylosuccinate synthase has translation MKVDVLLGLQWGDEGKGKVVDVLTPNYDVVARFQGGPNAGHTLEFEGQKYVLRSIPSGIFQGDKVNIIGNGVVLDPALFKAEAESLEASGHNLKERLHISKKAHLILPTHRLLDAAYEAAKGDAKVGTTGKGIGPTYTDKISRNGVRVGDILHNFDAIYSQAKARHEAILKNLNFEYDLTQLEKEWFEGIEYLKQFHFVDSEHEINNLLRDGKSVLCEGAQGTMLDIDFGSYPFVTSSNTVCAGACTGLGVAPNRIGEVFGIFKAYCTRVGSGPFPTELFDETGETICQIGHEYGAVTGRKRRCGWIDLVALRYSVMINGVTKLIMMKSDVLDTFETIKACVAYKVNGEEIDYFPYDINENVEPVYVELPAWQVDMTKMQSEDEFPEEFNAYVSFLEEQLETPIKIVSVGPDRDQTIIRYTED, from the coding sequence ATGAAAGTAGACGTTTTATTAGGATTGCAGTGGGGTGACGAAGGAAAAGGTAAGGTGGTTGATGTATTAACACCTAACTATGACGTGGTAGCTCGTTTCCAGGGCGGACCAAATGCTGGTCACACATTGGAATTCGAAGGCCAGAAATATGTACTTCGTTCAATCCCTTCCGGTATTTTTCAGGGTGATAAAGTGAACATCATCGGTAATGGTGTTGTGTTAGACCCGGCTTTATTTAAGGCTGAGGCTGAATCACTTGAAGCTTCAGGTCATAACCTGAAAGAGAGACTTCATATATCTAAAAAGGCTCACCTTATCCTTCCAACTCATCGCCTTCTTGATGCTGCTTATGAAGCTGCTAAGGGAGATGCTAAAGTAGGAACTACAGGAAAAGGTATCGGACCAACATATACAGATAAAATAAGCCGTAACGGTGTTCGTGTAGGTGATATTCTTCATAATTTCGATGCAATTTATTCTCAGGCAAAAGCTCGTCACGAAGCTATTCTGAAGAACCTGAACTTTGAATATGATTTGACTCAGCTTGAAAAAGAGTGGTTTGAAGGTATTGAATATCTGAAACAATTCCATTTTGTAGATAGCGAACACGAAATAAATAATTTACTTCGCGACGGAAAAAGCGTTCTTTGCGAAGGAGCACAGGGAACTATGCTTGATATTGATTTCGGTTCTTATCCTTTCGTAACTTCATCTAACACAGTTTGTGCAGGAGCCTGTACCGGACTTGGTGTTGCGCCGAATAGAATAGGAGAGGTCTTTGGTATTTTCAAAGCTTACTGCACACGTGTAGGTAGCGGTCCTTTTCCAACAGAATTATTTGACGAAACAGGTGAAACCATTTGCCAGATAGGTCACGAATATGGTGCTGTAACCGGACGTAAACGCCGTTGCGGATGGATTGACCTGGTTGCTTTGAGATATTCTGTAATGATCAACGGTGTTACTAAGCTGATTATGATGAAGAGCGATGTACTCGATACTTTTGAAACAATTAAAGCTTGTGTGGCATACAAAGTGAATGGTGAGGAAATTGATTACTTCCCTTATGATATCAATGAGAATGTTGAGCCTGTTTATGTAGAACTTCCAGCATGGCAAGTTGATATGACTAAGATGCAGAGCGAAGATGAATTCCCTGAAGAGTTCAATGCTTACGTATCATTCCTGGAAGAACAACTTGAAACTCCTATTAAGATTGTATCTGTAGGACCGGACAGAGACCAGACTATTATAAGATATACAGAAGACTAA
- a CDS encoding tetratricopeptide repeat protein, which yields MKRNLLFLLVCLFVSGIHAQNYKELFEKATRCEEADSLVQAEKYYREALKVEPTNAHNCMIFSNLGRLQYRMQHYQDALDSYNYAVNMAPLTVPILMDRASLNFEMGNTDRAYVDCCTILDVNKNNAKALFLRAYLQSGKHLYKEAEADYKRMLELEPQSVSGRLGLSILYQQEQKYKEALELVNKLIVEMPDDAELYIIRAGVEKEISQLDFSLMDLDKAISLSPKSANAYVLRGEILLSQKKKEMAKLDFEKAIQLGTSRSDLIGQLKECK from the coding sequence ATGAAGAGAAATTTATTGTTTCTGTTGGTATGTTTGTTCGTTTCGGGCATTCATGCGCAGAATTACAAAGAGCTTTTTGAAAAAGCAACCCGCTGTGAAGAAGCGGACAGTCTTGTTCAGGCTGAAAAGTATTACCGTGAAGCGCTGAAGGTTGAACCAACGAATGCTCATAATTGCATGATTTTTTCCAATCTTGGCCGACTACAATATAGGATGCAGCATTATCAGGATGCTTTGGATTCCTATAATTACGCAGTTAATATGGCTCCACTTACAGTTCCTATTCTTATGGACAGAGCATCTCTCAATTTTGAAATGGGTAACACCGATAGAGCTTATGTAGATTGCTGCACAATACTCGATGTGAATAAGAACAATGCAAAAGCATTATTCCTTCGGGCTTATCTGCAATCAGGCAAACACTTGTATAAAGAGGCCGAAGCTGACTATAAACGGATGCTTGAGCTGGAACCTCAAAGTGTTTCGGGTAGGTTAGGACTTTCTATTCTTTATCAACAGGAACAGAAATATAAAGAAGCTCTTGAGCTGGTAAATAAGTTGATTGTGGAAATGCCTGATGATGCAGAGTTATATATAATCCGTGCAGGCGTAGAAAAAGAAATCAGCCAGTTGGACTTTTCTTTGATGGATCTTGATAAAGCAATCAGTCTGTCACCTAAATCGGCAAATGCATACGTTTTGCGTGGCGAAATATTGCTTTCACAAAAGAAAAAGGAGATGGCTAAACTCGATTTCGAAAAAGCAATCCAATTAGGAACTTCCCGTTCCGACTTAATAGGACAATTGAAAGAATGTAAATGA